From Trichoderma atroviride chromosome 1, complete sequence, one genomic window encodes:
- a CDS encoding uncharacterized protein (EggNog:ENOG41~TransMembrane:12 (i12-31o51-71i78-99o105-127i139-164o170-190i235-256o276-293i314-334o340-363i375-393o422-441i)), whose amino-acid sequence MHQDQDAHRGRLIASVAATVISLACGTNYVYSAWAPQFAEKLRLSTTESNLIGLFGNLGMYTMGVPIGMFVDDRGSRPAVLAGAFLLAIGYVPLCISFEKAAGSVPVLCFFSYLTGLGGCMAFAGAVKTSALNWPSHRGTATAFPLAGFGLSAFFFSFVGAILFPGSTSSFLLLLAWGTFGLTSIGYFFLKVYPQVSYQEVPTQSSEPSSSGRARSRSVTEPDVRGVKLLFCLDFWQLFSIMAILAGTGLMTINNIGNDANALWKHYDPSVDETFLVSHQQIHVSILSVFNFVGRLLSGIGSDYLVKTLRASRIWCLAVACLIFLLAQICALQIEMPHKLVFVSGLSGLAYGFLFGVFPSIVAETFGIGGLSQNWGFMTLAPVASGNVFNLLYGRIYDHHSVVEPDGTRSCDDGIACYRSAYAVTSTACALGLFITIYIIHYQRTQYLKAKDKLDEED is encoded by the exons ATGCATCAAGACCAAGATGCTCACCGCGGGCGGCTTATCGCCTCAGTCGCTGCAACTGTCATCTCCCTGGCCTGCGGCACAAAC TATGTCTATTCCGCATGGGCGCCACAGTTCGCCGAAAAGCTCAGGCTTTCCACCACGGAAAGCAACCTGATCGGTCTCTTCGGCAACCTAGGCATGTATACAATGGGTGTCCCCATTGGCATGTTTGTGGACGATCGCGGATCGAGGCCTGCCGTTCTTGCCGGAGCTTTCCTCCTAGCTATTGGCTATGTCCCCCTATGCATCTCCTTTGAGAAAGCCGCGGGCTCTGTGCCTgtgctctgcttcttctcctatCTGACCGGCCTGGGTGGATGCATGGCTTTTGCGGGTGCTGTCAAGACATCTGCGCTCAACTGGCCAAGCCATCGCGGCACGGCCACGGCGTTTCCGCTTGCTGGATTTGGACTCagtgcctttttcttctcttttgtcGGAGCAATCCTGTTCCCTGGCAGCACGAGCTCCTTCTTGTTGCTATTGGCATGGGGCACGTTTGGCCTTACTTCTATTGGCTACTTCTTCCTAAAGGTGTATCCTCAGGTATCTTACCAGGAAGTGCCCACCCAATCATCTGAACCATCGTCATCCGGTCGAGCAAGATCGCGTAGTGTAACCGAACCTG ATGTACGAGGAGTGAAGCTCCTGTTCTGCCTGGATTTCTGGCAGCTATTTTCCATCATGGCAATCCTCGCTGGAACCGGCCTCATGACTATCAA TAATATCGGTAATGATGCAAACGCGCTCTGGAAGCATTATGACCCCTCAGTCGATGAAACGTTTCTCGTTAGCCACCAGCAAATACACGTATCTATTCTTTCTGTCTTCAATTTTGTAGGCAGGCTACTAAGTG GCATTGGTTCTGATTATCTCGTCAAAACTCTTCGAGCCAGCCGCATCTGGTGTCTAGCCGTGGCTTGTCTTATATTTCTCCTGGCACAAATCTGTGCCCTACAAATCGAGATGCCACACAAACTTGTGTTCGTTTCGGGCCTTTCTGGCTTGGCTTACGGCTTCCTCTTTGGTGTCTTCCCTTCCATTGTTGCAGAGACGTTCGGCATTGGTGGGCTGAGCCAGAATTGGGGTTTCATGACTCTTGCTCCTGTGGCCTCGGGAAATGTGTTCAACCTGCTGTACGGAAGGATCTACGATCACCACAGCGTCGTTGAACCTGATGGCACGCGATCTTGCGACGACGGCATCGCTTGCTACCGCTCTGCTTATGCGGTGACCTCGACTGCATGTGCCCTGGGCCTATTCATTACGATATACATCATTCACTACCAGAGGACCCAGTATCTAAAGGCGAAAGACAagctggatgaagaagactga
- a CDS encoding uncharacterized protein (TransMembrane:1 (i43-61o)~BUSCO:EOG092D2DAM~CAZy:GT62) — MMPRHHSSGFSNGYPRADTFEISPHRFQPRATIPLHKKRKRTAIRIGIVVAIVVLLIFWFGQPKSVASLISLGILSGYEDLKLETVRYYDLTNVQGSARGWEREERILLCVPLRDAEQHLPMFFSHLKNFTYPHNLIDLAFLVSDSKDRTLQVLSDNLEAIQADADPKQPYGEISIIEKDFGQKVNQDVESRHGFAAQASRRKLMAQARNWLLSAALRPYHSWVYWRDVDVETAPFTILEDLMRHNKDVIVPNVWRPLPDWLGGEQPYDLNSWQESETALALADTLDEDAVIVEGYAEYATWRPHLAYLRDPYGDPDMEMEIDGVGGVSILAKAKVFRSGVHFPAFSFEKHAETEGFGKMAKRMRFSVVGLPHYTIWHLYEPSVDDIKHMEEMERERIAREKEEEDRKIKEQQIKEEFGDANSQWEQDKQQMQDLKLQDQGSNKEAGLNQGAAAKAAGAIDGQREN, encoded by the exons ATGATGCCACGGCATCACTCCAGCGGGTTTTCCAATGGATACCCGCGCGCCGACACCTTCGAGATTTCCCCCCATAG ATTCCAACCGAGAGCTACCATCCCTCTTCACAAAAAGCGCAAGAGGACCGCGATTCGTATTGGTATAGTAGTGGCTATCGTCGTCCTTCTCATATTCTGGTTTGGACAGCCCAAATCCGTCGCTTCTCTGATCTCACTCGGCATTCTATCCGGATATGAGGACTTGAAACTTGAGACGGTGCGATACTACGACCTCACCAACGTGCAAGGATCTGCGCGCGGGTGGGAGCGCGAAGAGCGTATTCTGTTATGTGTACCACTTCGAGATGCCGAGCAACATCTACCAATGTTCTTCTCCCACCTGAAGAACTTTACATATCCCCATAACCTGATTGATCTCGCCTTTCTCGTCTCCGATTCGAAGGACCGAACACTGCAAGTCCTCTCGGACAACTTGGAGGCTATCCAGGCGGATGCGGACCCAAAGCAGCCATATGGAgaaatctccatcatcgAAAAGGATTTTGGCCAAAAGGTGAACCAGGACGTCGAAAGCCGACACGGATTTGCCGCTCAGGCTAGTCGTAGAAAGCTTATGGCCCAAGCGCGCAACTGGCTTCTCAGTGCTGCTCTGCGACCCTATCATTCTTGGGTATACTGGCGTGATGTAGACGTTGAGACTGCACCGTTTACAATTCTGGAAGACCTGATGCGACACAATAAAGACGTCATTGTCCCTA ATGTGTGGCGTCCTCTTCCCGACTGGCTTGGTGGTGAACAGCCTTACGATCTGAACTCTTGGCAAGAATCCGAAACCGCTCTTGCGTTGGCCGACACACTGGACGAAGATGCCGTCATTGTAGAGGGCTATGCCGAATATGCCACATGGCGACCCCATCTTGCCTATCTACGAGACCCCTACGGCGACCCagacatggagatggagattgatggagttggaggCGTTAGTATTCTGGCGAAAGCCAAAGTATTTCGCAGCGGTGTCCATTTCCCTGCTTTTAGTTTCGAGAAGCATGCCGAAACGGAGGGATTTGGCAAG ATGGCGAAACGAATGCGATTCTCCGTTGTTGGCTTGCCACACTATACCATTTGGCACTTGTACGAGCCTAGCGTTGATGATATCAAACACATGGAA GAAATGGAAAGAGAACGAATCGCtcgagagaaggaggaagaagacagaaAGATCAAGGAGCAACAGATTAAGGAGGAATTTGGTGATGCCAACTCTCAATGGGAACAGGACAAACAACAGATGCAGGATTTGAAATTGCAGGATCAGGGAAGCAATAAAGAAGCCGGATTAAATCAGGGCGCGGCCGCAAAGGCAGCAGGGGCTATAGATGGACAAAGGGAGAATTAA
- a CDS encoding uncharacterized protein (EggNog:ENOG41~SECRETED:SignalP(1-18)~TransMembrane:9 (n4-15c23/24o100-118i130-150o162-182i203-227o233-254i266-285o305-323i407-427o447-470i)): MGALLSLPLLAVPSLGTAASCLASCCGAATCSMVCSACGKCGNSIATRIAYALLLLVNSILAWIMLTDWAIEKLQHLALDYVKINCPTGQCYGWLAAHRINFALGLLHLIFAGLLFGVQSSKSPRAAIQNGYWGPKIIAWLALIVMSFLIPDKFFMFWGNYVSFAAAMLFLVLGLILLVDLAHTWAEYCLAQIEDTDSRFWRIVLIGSTLSMYLASIAMTIIQYIFFAQGQCAMNQTAITVNLILWLIISVVSVNPTVQEYNPKAGLAQAAMVAVYCTYLTMSAVSMEPDDKNCNPLVRAQGTRTTSVVIGAIVTMLTVAYTTTRAATQSLGLGGNADGIRLPEDDEHDLVTQQPMHRREMRAEALRRAVEEGSLPADALLSDDESDAGGDHAHDDERSSTQYNYSMFHIIFFLATAWVSTLLTLNFEESTRDGQFATVGRTYGASWVKIVSAWICHGMYIWTLIAPIYFPERFS; encoded by the exons ATGGGcgcccttctttctctgccgCTACTTGCGGTACCCAGCTTGGGCACA GCAGCGTCTTGCTTGGCCAGCTGTTGCGGTGCAGCTACTTGCTCCATGGTTTGTAGCGCATGCGGCAAATGTGGAAACAG TATCGCTACGCGCATTGCCTACGCTCTACTTCTCCTCGTCAACTCGATATTAGCATGGATTATGCTCACCGATTGGGCTATAGAaaagctccagcatctcgcaCTTGATTATGTCAAGATCAACTGTCCCACGGGGCAGTGCTATGGATGGCTAGCTGCTCATCGAATCAACTTTGCTCTCGGACTTTTGCACCTCATCTTCGCTGGCCTCCTATTCGGCGTTCAATCCTCGAAAAGCCCTCGAGCCGCTATACAGAATGGGTACTGGGGACCCAAGATCATTGCTTGGCTAGCACTCATTGTCATGTCTTTCCTCATCCCTGACAAGTTCTTCATGTTCTGGGGAAATTATGTCTCGTTTGCTGCGGCGATGCtgtttcttgttcttggtCTCATTTTGCTCGTGGACTTGGCGCACACTTGGGCTGAATATTGCTTGGCACAAATCGAAGACACTGACTCTAGGTTCTGGCGAATCGTTCTCATAGGCTCGACCTTGAGCATGTACCTGGCGTCCATCGCGATGACCATCATCCAGtacatcttctttgcccaGGGCCAGTGCGCCATGAATCAGACTGCCATCACCGTCAATCTAATTCTATGGCTGATTATTTCCGTTGTGTCCGTTAATCCTACGGTTCAAGAATACAACCCCAAAGCTGGATTGGCCCAAGCCGCAATGGTAGCAGTGTACTGCACTTATTTGACAATGTCAGCCGTGTCCATGGAACCCGATGATAAGAACTGCAACCCCTTGGTCCGCGCTCAAGGAACGAGAACTACGTCCGTTGTTATCGGAGCCATTGTCACAATGCTTACAGTTGCGTATACGACCACCCGCGCGGCCACCCAAAGCCTTGGCCTAGGAGGCAACGCCGACGGAATCCGACTCCcggaagatgatgagcatGACTTGGTTACACAGCAGCCTATGCACCGCCGTGAAATGCGGGCGGAAGCTCTGCGTCGTGCTGTGGAAGAAGGCAGCCTGCCAGCTGATGCTCTACTGTCGGATGACGAGAGCGACGCTGGCGGAGATCACGCACACGACGATGAGAGATCCAGCACCCAGTACAATTATTCAATGTTtcacatcatcttcttcctagCCACGGCATGGGTATCGACACTTCTCACTCTCAATTTCGAGGAGTCAACTCGAGATGGTCAGTTCGCTACAGTTGGTCGTACCTACGGAGCCAGCTGGGTCAAGATTGTAAGTGCCTGGATTTGCCACGGCATGTACATTTGGACACTCATTGCGCCTATTTACTTCCCCGAACGCTTCTCTTAA
- a CDS encoding uncharacterized protein (EggNog:ENOG41~TransMembrane:7 (i12-31o51-71i78-99o105-127i139-164o170-190i299-321o)) has translation MHQDQDAHRGRLIASVAATVISLACGTNYVYSAWAPQFAEKLRLSTTESNLIGLFGNLGMYTMGVPIGMFVDDRGSRPAVLAGAFLLAIGYVPLCISFEKAAGSVPVLCFFSYLTGLGGCMAFAGAVKTSALNWPSHRGTATAFPLAGFGLSAFFFSFVGAILFPGSTSSFLLLLAWGTFGLTSIGYFFLKVYPQVSYQEVPTQSSEPSSSGRARSRSVTEPGMLTDPDAVHSNLAVPPQASPGSDASRADIFNDTEAGDAPSTETSSLIVGAAGAEIVRRSSVDQDMSYRLDVRGVKLLFCLDFWQLFSIMAILAGTGLMTINNIGNDANALWKHYDPSVDETFLVSHQQIHVSILSVFNFVGRLLSGKAI, from the exons ATGCATCAAGACCAAGATGCTCACCGCGGGCGGCTTATCGCCTCAGTCGCTGCAACTGTCATCTCCCTGGCCTGCGGCACAAAC TATGTCTATTCCGCATGGGCGCCACAGTTCGCCGAAAAGCTCAGGCTTTCCACCACGGAAAGCAACCTGATCGGTCTCTTCGGCAACCTAGGCATGTATACAATGGGTGTCCCCATTGGCATGTTTGTGGACGATCGCGGATCGAGGCCTGCCGTTCTTGCCGGAGCTTTCCTCCTAGCTATTGGCTATGTCCCCCTATGCATCTCCTTTGAGAAAGCCGCGGGCTCTGTGCCTgtgctctgcttcttctcctatCTGACCGGCCTGGGTGGATGCATGGCTTTTGCGGGTGCTGTCAAGACATCTGCGCTCAACTGGCCAAGCCATCGCGGCACGGCCACGGCGTTTCCGCTTGCTGGATTTGGACTCagtgcctttttcttctcttttgtcGGAGCAATCCTGTTCCCTGGCAGCACGAGCTCCTTCTTGTTGCTATTGGCATGGGGCACGTTTGGCCTTACTTCTATTGGCTACTTCTTCCTAAAGGTGTATCCTCAGGTATCTTACCAGGAAGTGCCCACCCAATCATCTGAACCATCGTCATCCGGTCGAGCAAGATCGCGTAGTGTAACCGAACCTGGTATGTTAACCGACCCCGATGCCGTTCACTCAAACCTGGCCGTGCCACCACAGGCTTCTCCAGGATCAGACGCCAGTCGCGCCGATATTTTCAATGACACCGAAGCTGGTGATGCCCCGAGTACCGAGACTTCATCTTTGATTGTCGGTGCTGCAGGCGCCGAGATTGTTAGGCGCAGTAGTGTTGATCAAGATATGTCTTATCGACTAGATGTACGAGGAGTGAAGCTCCTGTTCTGCCTGGATTTCTGGCAGCTATTTTCCATCATGGCAATCCTCGCTGGAACCGGCCTCATGACTATCAA TAATATCGGTAATGATGCAAACGCGCTCTGGAAGCATTATGACCCCTCAGTCGATGAAACGTTTCTCGTTAGCCACCAGCAAATACACGTATCTATTCTTTCTGTCTTCAATTTTGTAGGCAGGCTACTAAGTGGTAAAGCTATTTGA